Part of the Lotus japonicus ecotype B-129 chromosome 6, LjGifu_v1.2 genome, TCACACCGAAATTTTTTGGGTATTACTGACAGTTTAGGTCATTGGAAATAAACAACTTTTTCGTAGTGTCGCACATTGCCACCATCCAACGAAGACCATCCTAACACCCACAGCCAACTCTCACTGCATATAGCAAATGCATAAGCTACCGACATAAGAGACTTGGATCAACTACACATATGGGACACAATGGTATTCTTCTATGCTAGTAATGACCAAACGAGCCATGGGAAAATTGAAACTCAAATTTCATCTACATTAGGCTTAGGAAACTAGTCGACGACATTAAGGTAACATGGTCGACATTCTTGCAAGATTCTTAACAGAGGAAGCTTGTACATTCTCATGTCGTTTGTGAAGAAGAAATGTCATCATGGTTGCATTTGAAAGTATGAGGTAAATGGGGTGGAGATCTTGACGGGGAAGCCAAACACAACAAAGACATTGGCTTGGGTGAAGAAGCCGGTGAGGAATGGTCAAAACATGATGGGCATTAACGAGATCAAAGAGAAGTGGTGTTTAAGGTGAAAGCATTGAAAACCGCAGCAATGTCCGGAGGCGACATTGATCTCGATTAAGACGAACTAACATATATTTTTGTAATCAATACTGTAAAACTAATCAATCTTAATCGTTCAAATTAAATAAACATCTAATACTAAATAATCATCTAATCATGAGATTATGAGCAAATGTGAAATAATATGTGGAAGAAATGTGTTAAGATATACACATAACATATTAACATATATCCAAACAAAAAATACGTTCTATTTGCACCACTACCAAtagatattaaaaattaattaactatGTCTTGTTTGGTGTTGTACCTGACGCTCACGTACTTTTAAGTCAACACAACAACGTCAAGGCAAACAAATTCTAGTGTCCGAATACACCTTTAAccgaaaatatttaatttttcaaaacaaCACTCACAAATAACCAAATTTGGTAGATCGAGAAAAAACACATTCACATTTAATTCAATGGATAAACAAACACATCCAAAACAAAAAGGTAAGACAAAGGCATGTATTGGCAAAACACTTGTGATGTTTGAGTTGGGAAGTCAAATTGGGGAACAAGGCTAATCTCAATGGCCCTTTCTATCCTTGTCTCCAACCCCACATGACGTATCTCCCCTCCCCTTTACATACAAAAAAAAGGTGCATGTTTTTAACAAAGTGATTATTTCATATTGTATTTTCTTTCATCTTATTTTCACTCACATTTTCTTTCTATCTATTTcgataaataataatttttctttttaacatGTTTAGAACCTCAGCCCCCCCAACCCGAAGCACCCAGCTGCCCATGGAAGTTAAGGTCAAGGTTGACGTCATGACCACTCATCACCGCCATGTGATACTCGTTTGCATTCGAGTCACTCAATGACTAAAATACCCCTACCCTACACCCCCGCTCCTTATCCACCGCTGTCCTTTCTGGTCCATTTACATCCCCTTCTGGTCAAGGTCAAGGGTAATACCATCCTACTACTGAGTCACTCACTTCactccaaaacaaaacaaaaaattgaagaaaatggagggTGGTTACGGCGGCAACCGGGCGGAAGCGGAGCGGTGGCTCTACACCGCGAACAAGCTCCTCAGCGCGCGTGACCTACACGGCGCCCGCTCCTTCGCGATCCGGGCTCAGGAATCCGACCCGAGGTTCGAGGCCACGGAGCTCCTCCTCGCCGTCATCGACACCCTCCTCGCCGGCGAAGCTCGGATCAAGGACCTCGTCGACTGCTACGCCATCCTCCAAGTCGTCCGCTACACTGACAACATTGAGTTCATCGCCGCCCAGTACCGCCGTCTCGCCAGCCTCCTTGACCCTCACCACAACCCATTCGCCTTCGCCGCGCATGCTTTCTCCCTTGTCCAAGACGCATGGGCTCTCCTATTCAACCCGACTAAGAAAGCATTCTACGATAACCAGCTCCGATTCATCACTGAACCACCGCAACCTCATCAtgctccacctccaccaccaccaccaccaccatctatTCATCTACACCCCGTTCAGAACCATGTAAACCCTAGCTCCGATGATGTTCCGGTGGTGGTTGCTGATGCTGTGGAAGAAGACAACAGGCCGAGTCAGGACAATGTAACTGAGCCGACTCAGCCGAGTGAGAACGATGGGAGGACTTTCTGGACGGCGTGTCCTTACTGTTATGCTATGTTTGAGTACCCTTCGGTGTATGAGGAGTGTACTCTTCGGTGCCAGAGTTGTCGGAGGGGTTTTCATGGGGTGGCGGTACGGTCTCTGCCGCCGGGTTTGACTGAGGAAGAAGGTGGGTTGACCTCGTTTTGCAGTTGGGGGTTTTTCCCTGTTGGGTTTTCTGGGGATTTGAAGAGTATTGGTGGGGCTTCTTCAGAGTGGAACCCTTTTTCTCCGCTGTTTCCTTGTGCTTTGAATGGGGGTGGTTCTTCATATAGGGGAAGGAAGAGGGGTCCTAAGGTTTATTACTATGATGAGGCGGCTGTGGAGTCTGAGGAGCTTTCAGATTCGACGGAGGAGGAGGATTCCGATGACGGAGATGATGGGGATGACGATGGGGGCTGGCGGAGCAGGCTGAGGAAGAGAGGGAGGAGGAAAGGCTCTTCTGCTGCTCGTACTGGTGTTAAAAGCAATGGGAAGGCTAGGAAGGGGAATCATAATGATAGTGGGGCTGGTGATGCCAATGCCAATGCCAGTGTGGGTAATGGTGAGGTTTCTGGTGGTGCCTCTGCGCTGCCGCCTGCGGTTCCCAATTCTGTGAGGCCGGAGTCTAGCAAGAGAGGCGCTTTGGGTGGTTCGAGGAGGAGGGGTGCTGGGAACTTGGGCAAGTTGGATTTGAATGTGGAGTTTAGCAATGAGGTGGAAGAGCCTGCCCATGGAGTCAGGGAAGGGAATGGGACTGGACATGCAGAGGATAATATTGAGGGGATTGGATTTTTTGAGGGGCTTGATGAGTTCATCCTTAGTAGCTTGCCCATTCTCAATGTTGTTGCAGATGATAAGGTTAAGGGTCATTAGTACAGTCGGCAAATAGACGCCtgctttttgttgttgttgttgatgatgtaGATGTTACTTGTATGTCAGGTAGTTCTTGTTGCACAAAGATGATACTCAGATTTTGTGAATTCTTCTCATTGTTAGACTCATAATGATTCGACTTTGCAACAATGCCTCCCTAGTTTTATTTTGCCAATGCACTGTATGCAAAACATTTATCTGATGCATTTAGGTGTTTGTTGTGCTCATGTTTTGTTGATTCATGTTGCTGATCCTAATTCTTACCTACTGCCATTTTTTTTCCCTGTAATAATGCTTCTTCCCTTGTGTAGGCTCTTTGGTATTTATTAGGCTTTGCTCTCTTGTTTTGTAAGGGAaagattttttgaaaataagttGTAGCTTGCTAattgtttctttttgttcaaATGTTGTGAGCTGCAAAAGTTGAAGGAAACTGAAAATCTCTCAAAAGCCGCAAATGTTGTAGTTTTAGATTGTGATCTCACCCatttattttgttagttttgCCTTTGTCTACTCTACTTTTACTTCATTTCATCCTGGCTAGTTGTGAGCCTTTTTGCTTCCAGGCTTCATCATAGAATTAGTGTTTTCCCAAAAGCAATGAGTGGGAGTGGTAATATTAATACCTTCGAAGTCTTTGACTCTGTTATCCGCTCATAAAGCTTGAGACTCATGTTTTATTAGTGATTCCTTTTAGCTTGTCCACTTGCCTCAGCTTTTCAGAGTGCCAACTAACTGGTATTTGCCTGAGTCCTATGGAGTATGTTATGTATTTGGCAATATAATTCTAATATTTACCAGTGAACTGTTGAGTTTATACTTTATACTAGATGCTACTTATCATTTACAAACTGTAGATTTTCTGCTAGTGCTTTTATCCCCTTTCAGAAATAGGCTAATATAGTAATACCTCCTTATAAATTTTAGTGGCATGTAATGATTATAAAAGCTTACACTTGGTTCAGATGTAACATCTTGCTAGGGGCTTCAAGCATTCTGTGTTTAGGCTTCAACTTGATCTTAGGAAATGAAGAATGATTATCTAATCTAGTCATGGACAGAGATCATAGCAGGGGCCTTACTGAGTTCTGAAATAATGGATGACCGTTTCCTTATTCTGGATAATCAATGTTTTTAGGTTTCGTTGCTAACAATAGTTATCAGTAATTCACCTATTACCATGTGTGCATTCACCCTCACCAAACCCATTTACTACAAGAATGTTCCAATTCCACTAGGGCTAAGCATGATTGATGAATTATAGGAGTctggttattattattatatcgatttttgttgttgttttataCGTAGATGTCAATTTGGGCTCTAAGCCTATCCAACACTTGTAGGCAGTCACTTTTGTCAGACATACAACATACAAGGCCCTGAGGAAGAAAATACTACCCAAATGGGACATCCTAATTTGAATTCGATATTTGGGCTCAGCTTGTTGGTCAAATTTCTATCCATAtattaaaatttctttttctaaaattaCTTAGGCTATCCTTCGGGGACCAACAAACAGAGCCCAAACTTTACAAATTACTAGCTACCTACAATTGCAGAATCATCACAATTAACTCATGGATAAATTTGTAGGAGCAAAACACATTAATCCTTAATCAATGACCATTGCAAAAATATAACAAAGACATGAGAAGATCGATGATGTTTTACCTTCGCATCAGGGAGAAgtcacaagaagaagaagaggagtgttGTTGCAGAGCAATGAGAAAAGGATCCTCGTTGGAGTTGCACCGAAAATCACTCCTCAAGTGGTATCTTTGAAAGAGAAAGGTAGAtctgagaagaggattaagcaAATCAGTCAATACTAACAAATAAAACCATGCATAAAATTTGTAGAATTAATACAAATAATTGCAGAATCATCAAAATTAACTCATGGATAAATTTGTAAGAGCAAAATACATTAATCCTTAACCAATGACCATAGCAAAAATATAACAAAGACATGAGAAGAGCGATGAGGTTTTACCTTCGCATCAGGGAGAAgtcacaagaagaagaagaggagtgttGTTGCGGAGCAATGAGAAAAGGATCCTCGTTGGAGTCGCACCGGAAATCACTCCTCAAGTGGTATCTTCAAAAGAGAAAGGTAGAactgagaagaggattaagcaAATCATTCaataataacaaataaaatcatgcataaaatttGTAGAATTAATACAAAGAATTTCATAATCATCACAATTAACTCATGGATAAATTTGTAAGAGCAAAACACATTAATCCTTAACCAATGACCATAGCAAAAATATAACAAAGACATGAGAAGAGCGACAAGGTTTTACCTTCGCATCAAGGAGAAgtcacaagaagaagaagaggagtgctATTGCAGAGCAATGAGAAAAGGATCCTCTTTGGAGTCGCACCGGAAATCACTCCTCAAGTGGTATCTTCGAAAGAGAAAGGTAGATCTGAGAAGAGGATTGAGCAAATCATTCaataataacaaataaaatcatgcataaaatttGTATAATTAATACAAATAATTGCAGAATCATCACAGTTAACTCCTAGATAAATTTGTAAGAGCAAAACACATTAATCCTTAACCAATGACCATAGCAAAAATATAACAAAGACATGAGAAGAGCGATGAGGTTTTACCTTCGCATCAGAGAGAAgtcacaagaagaagaagaggagtgttGTTGCAGAGCAATGAGAAAAGAATCCTCGTTGGAGTCGCACCGGAAATCACTCCTCAAGTGGTATCTTCGAAAAAGAAAGGTAGATCTGAGAAGAGGATTGATTTGGATAAAATGGGGAATAAAGAATGGGAAACCCTAATAGGGTACCCAAAATGTCCCTCTGCCTAACTCTATTTGACCATCGGACCGTGTTTTAGGATATCGGAAAATCGCTCCTCGGACGGTATcgctgagagagagagagagagagagagagagagagagagagagagagagagagagatgggaTGATCGTTTCGAGCATAATGGGggaagagagaatgagaaacCCTAATAAGACACCCAGAATGACGAAAATATCCCTATGCCTAACTTTTTTTTACCATCGGTCCTCTCACACAGTATTGAACACTCAATGCTCCCCATTTATAAAATGGGTGGGAAAACATATGTTTTTTTACTTATATGTTTTAGtcttaaaaaattaagtaataTGGATAACTAATCATAAACGAATAGGTGCCATGAATGAAAGGAGTACACCTTACTCAATCCACCGAAAGAACTATAATTTTTCTCGAAATTTAGAGAGTAGGTGTATCccccttttattttttaataataggcttattagcacttttggtcccccacgtttcaAAAATGTGTAAAAAGAGTCCTCcacgtttaaaaatagcataatggTACCTCGACGTTAATCTCCGttagcagttttggtccctcagcTGATTTCCGTTAAAAATTTAACGTTTTTGTTTGAGTTGgcgtttttttttatgatgtgGCATTCCAGTTAgaagataaaaatgaaaaaacattaattaataattaaaaataagaaattattaattaaaaaacccataaacatttaattgttcatcttcatcttcatttttttttaagctGAAATGCAGTCTCTTCCAAATGCATTCTGGGCATAGAGATCAAAACCCACTTTAGATGCATCAAATGCATTCTCTTCCAAAGATTCACTTCCCAAATTCATGACCAATTTTAACCCTTTATGCTAAATCTGGGTATAGAGATCAAAACCCACTTTAGATGCATCAAAAAAGAATTTCTTGGATCCCACAAGGTAAAAAGAACATTCAATTTGATGAACCCCAAACCCAGTAAATAACAAACACCAATTTCTCCATTGTGTGTTTCTCCACTCACTCTGCAGCAACCAATTTTCACACGCACAGAGAGACAGCAACAACAACCACTTTAGCCATGACCCATCACAAAAACCACACTCCTTCTCCCCACAGCCACCCGTGACGGAACCGCCGCCGTCAACTCCACCTGCATGCCGCGTGAATAGAGGGGGGAGAAGGGGATTTGTGGAGGATTCGCGTTTTCGGCGCCCTTTGTTGTTTCCCAGATCCAAAAATTTACACTTTCTTGCTGAAATTTCTCAGATCCATAAATATCAAGTTTTGGTTTCAGTTGTGGTGAGTGGGTATGCACATGGGGTACTGCAATGGCAAAGATTTGTTGGGTTTGAAGATTCTTGGCCCCATTCTTCTGCCTTTCATCTTTGATTTGCtgggtttgaatttttttggtgATTTTGAACTAAGGCCCTCCTCGATTACTCCCTCTTAAGCAACGACCTCCCTCCATCTACCCCTTTTCTTGCCCATTGGAAACGCCACCGGCACCCCCTGGGGCTCCGCCGCCGCACCCCTCCACCGCGTCTCTTCTTCATCCCCCTGTTCTGTTCTTTCTGCAACTCTTCTTCCTGGTTGCATGAATTGATTTTAAGAGTTAATTAGGGATTTAAGagttaatttagttaattaagGATTTAAGAGTTTTTTGCAGTGTTTACATTTTaataaaatgattttattttattttaatttttaattgtatATGTGGAATTTATAAATAGTCATTTCTAAAACTCATCTCTCCTATTCAGGTTCCacgtcatttaaaaaaaaatccacatcaGCCAAAAACTAACTAACGTTTTTGGACGGAAATCAgctgagggaccaaaactgctaaCGGAGATTAACGTCGGGGTAccattatgctatttttaaacgtgAGAGACTCTTTTTACACATTTTTaaaacgtgggggaccaaaattgctaATAAGCCTTAATAATATTTGATCTATTTTATCTTTGGACATCTTTGAGTGATTTACAAATACTTTTATAAGCGGTTTATAATCTTAAATACATCTTTTGGCTCATAGCAGTGATTGGAGTCAAACCAACCAaaaatttttttggtacatcggaaagataaattgcacccgctaggaatcgatccctggaccccCTACCCAACCCGTATGTCCCCCAGttcctaccacttgagttatcatacGGGACCAACccaaattattataaaaaaaacagacTGCCATAAACAAACATTTTTCTACCACTTCCTACACCGTTAAATAAGACAAAGGAAGTTTATCTCGTTTTAGCTTCTATCATATCAAACAATTTTAAAATCAcctatttcttaatttttttcattatacttttttcccTTCTAATTAACATTGAGTCATGAATAGTaactcaagtagtaagagttgTAAGACATGTGAGTTGGGAAGAGAAAGGTGTAGGGATCAATCCCTAGATGATGTACTTTATCATTctaatgtaacaaaaaaaaacttaatattaaCCAGGTAGAACTTTACCTGATCTCCACTTTCTAGTGTTAATCCTATAATTATGTGATCAAGAACTAGAAGGATTCCCATCAAATAAAAAGCTAACATTATATATTCCTCCTTAATCAAGTTATCTTCCCATTAtacattatttttcttaatcaatGTACTATCACAATTAGTAGCCGTGAGACTAATTC contains:
- the LOC130724434 gene encoding uncharacterized protein LOC130724434, with translation MEGGYGGNRAEAERWLYTANKLLSARDLHGARSFAIRAQESDPRFEATELLLAVIDTLLAGEARIKDLVDCYAILQVVRYTDNIEFIAAQYRRLASLLDPHHNPFAFAAHAFSLVQDAWALLFNPTKKAFYDNQLRFITEPPQPHHAPPPPPPPPPSIHLHPVQNHVNPSSDDVPVVVADAVEEDNRPSQDNVTEPTQPSENDGRTFWTACPYCYAMFEYPSVYEECTLRCQSCRRGFHGVAVRSLPPGLTEEEGGLTSFCSWGFFPVGFSGDLKSIGGASSEWNPFSPLFPCALNGGGSSYRGRKRGPKVYYYDEAAVESEELSDSTEEEDSDDGDDGDDDGGWRSRLRKRGRRKGSSAARTGVKSNGKARKGNHNDSGAGDANANASVGNGEVSGGASALPPAVPNSVRPESSKRGALGGSRRRGAGNLGKLDLNVEFSNEVEEPAHGVREGNGTGHAEDNIEGIGFFEGLDEFILSSLPILNVVADDKVKGH